ATGGTTCACATAAAAAGAATGTTCAtacttattttagaaaaatattaagTAACTTTAATctaatttctcttattttattctATGTTTTAAATAAAAGTGACTATCATAAAAGGATGGATTCAAAACTACAATTTCCCACCTCTAAATATTCAGTgtatattttagtaaaaaaataaaaaaatttaaaaaatatgtggTGGCATAGTGCACACCAATCCCTTAATTCATTGATGTCAAAAGTGGCACCGGCAGCCACACGCATGCATGTTTCATTGGCCAGTGGCCAGGTGGCTCGGCAAGTGTAGTGTGGCCATTTAATGAGAATCAGTTTTGTTTTAATGAGTATAGGTCCACATAAACTTAACTAAAAccatgtgaatttcaatttcaatctatATAAAGCAAACTACCATACCATTTCTGTGTGTTGCTAGCCCTTGGAACAAGTAGACTGAGAAgaacctcataaaaaataatacaggTAGACTGGGAAAGTAGGTTTGAGATACTTTcaatttgttatgtttttttaaaaaatttatacatctcaaattatttaagaaatttagtaaTAGAAAAcatagaaataataaaatatatagaaaaaatactTGTAatatagagctgtcaaaatgggctagcccaaATAAGCCGGCCtaccaagcccgattttttttCAGGTTTGAGCTTGAAAATCCTAGTCCGAATTGTtcccgggctttttagcccagCCCGataaagcccgattaaaatacgggctagcccgaatgggccacGGACGGCCTGTATGcccaaataaattataataaaaaaattgttttggatAATTTGAACTTAGTTGTATTATAAGAGTTTCTTTTGTTGCCCTACGCGTTTCTCAAAtagcatccgctacttaagcaGTGGACAatgttttttcctcaaatttctcatttttactacttaagtagcggattagGAAAAATATGGCACACAAggaactcgtaggtagcggataagtaaaaatagggcgcgcgagaaactcgtaagtaacGGATGAGTAACAATAGGGCGCGGGAGAAACtcataagtagcggatgagtaaaaatagggtgcgCAAGAAGGTCAagggtagcggatgagtaataATACAACGcgtgagaaactcgtaagtagcggatgagtaaaaatagggcgcgagaaactcgtaggtagcggatgagtaaaaacaGGGCGCGAGAGAAACTTGTAGGTAGCCGATGAGTAAAAATTGGGCGCGCGAGATATTTGTAGACAacatatgagtaaaaatatggtgCGAgaattatcttatatatatatatatgtgtgtgtgtgtgtaatataagtagcggatgagtaaaaatagggcgcgcgagaattattgatcctatttataatgttgagtttgagcactaaaagtaaaaaataaaaaaacataaatcagGCCCGCCCAAAAGCCCGACAATCCGTACCGGACCGGGCTCGAGCACTAGTTTGGTAGCCCATTTTTTATctgggctttttagcccggtcCGATGAAGCCAGAAGCTCGGCCGGGCCAGCCCGAAATGGAtcgggccgcccgttttgacagctctacttcCATAGgacatttaaaataaaataatcaacttCCATAAATACAGTTCCAAAGATAAAATGTTGCAACGGCATTTGATATTAATGCATGACTTTGAATCCGCAATTCTTCACTTTTTAGGTGTACGTCagtttttttgatttttcattAAACTCtttagtaattaaaaaaaaactcaaataaggAGTAAGgtagggaaaaaaaaacttaccaaATTGAGAAGGATGTTTAACAATTTGCAGCAACATATTATATGCATTTGCATCTACCAATTGAAATCCATGGAGCTCCTTGTTCAACTTTGTGACTAACCATCCCAATTTTGCATTAAATTCTAAAGCCACGTCATTATAATAATCCACACAACTATGGAGGTCCATAATATTTATGGCCCTTTCAAGTGGCAGACACCCCATAGGAGGTAACCCTGTCAGAGAAATTTTCCTTGCTCCAAGGTCATAAATTTCCCTAAGGAAATTATTAGCAAGTGCAATTAAAAAATCCTCATATTCTTGAACAGTTTTATATTTCATCCTTGTTTGAGGAAGTGTGTAATAGTTCTCAAGAAAATCATTTGTTCCTATGCTAACCAAATATAATGACTCTTTAATTATTTCATTAGCTTTCTTATCACCAAAATTTGCTCTCAATTTCATTTGATAGTCTTTATAGAACTCAACTTCTTTCCATAAAGGTATGACATCCTGAAAaattcacaataaaaaaaaaaaaaaactcaataggGTATCAATTTGTAGTAGAAAAAACTTAATTTCATGCATGAAttccaaattaaaaaaaatatatatgatagaTGACTTGTTTAAATTAATTCATCCGAAACGATTTCATAAACTAAATTGATCGATTTacagatttatttttttaaaacaataaatatatgttggtgttgtaacaaaaaaaaaaaaatatatgttggtGTTGGTTGAAAATATATGCATGTCAATATTTATGTTGGAGTGAAAACAAATGCTCGACTTCTTAAGTCACTGAGTTTATTCTAGTTGTGAGAGGTTTaaatagtatgcatgaggttcTAAGTTCGATTCTTAATGACTGCTAGTAGaaatttgtttatttcctaCGGAATTTTCTGCGAAAAATAATCTACAGGTATTTCTAAGGATTTTCCTAATGCatgcattgtaaaaaaaaaaaaaaaacaaaaaacacttcATCGCACCAACCACTAAGTCATTGTTTATCTTCTTGACTGAAAGAACTAATGTGATCAAGAATTTTCAATTCCATAAATTAATTTTGCAATGTGTTAATTTCAAGAACCAAAATGTGAAATCTCTACAATTTCAATAACTAATTAAAACAATACTTAATTcttatgaaaaaaatgaaaaaataaaataaaattagttaaatagtaccaagaagaaagaaaaaaaaagtaaatatatattgtGAACTTACAGCAACACTTGCAGTAGCGTTATCAAATCCAGTACCAGCAGAAGCAAAACAAACACCAGTAGCAAAATCAGATATACTATAAGAAGGATCTAAATAAGCTGGAATAGTTGGTTTAAGTCCAAATGCTTCAGAGATGAAATCAGGGGCAATTCTGCCATTTGAAAATCTACCAGTTGGATTTCCATTTGGAAAATCTTTACCATATGGTGGAAAATTACTCCTTGCTATTGTTGGAATGAAATTGTTGTTACCTGAATCAACAGAAGAATCTCCAAAAACAATTATAGCTGGAACTTTTCCACTGTTTGATATTGATGCATGCAACAAAAATTGAATAGAAAAGAGCCATAAAATGTACAGTTTCATCATTTTTCACCTGGTCTTACTAAATTGATGGTGCTGTGATGTTGCCAGGGAATGATAAAGAGAGTTTGTAAGAGAAACTAGTAGTGTAGTACTCTTATTTATGGGACAGAACAGTTTTAGTATATATGCCTCTTTGTTTGtcactttttatatttaaaataagttGGTATTAATTAACTACTACAGTACTAGTAATGTTTTGTTTGGTAATTCATGTGTctcagagaaaaataaattcatacttattaaaaaaactaaaatatcgGTTTCATATTGTTGTAGATATAAATATGATTTTCATTGGTTATTGTTATGCATAATATAATAGACAGATTAACTTAATGGAATTTGTATTAAGTTTtactagaagtaaaaaaaaaaattttgaaaagataaatgttggtttttttctcttataatttgagacggaGTGAGTAGTAAATAGttgataagatttttttttcttttcattctaaTATAAGCCAATAGAATAGAATATATTAAAAAGCAAATTAAGCAAAAGGTGTGTCTAACAAGCGATAAATTTACGAACAAATACACAAAGTCAGAAATAAAGCATAAATATCAGCTAATTCTCATCTTGTGGCAAAACAAAGGATTAAACCACCACAACgtcaaaccaaaacaaaaatctttctTATGAACCTTCAACCACCACCATGATAGGATCTTCACCTTGTCGATCAAAACATTCGATAATGATATACCTTTTGAGAAGAGAAAAACCTGATGCTTCTTTCTTTCCAAAGGGTCCAACAACAAGCCATCTACACAATCTGGATACATATACGaacttctttatcaaacaaataataaatacaaaACTAAAAAGATACTCTTACGCCTAACCATTGTAAAACCAAACTCCATATTGTATACTTGAAaaatcacaataaaaaaaatgattatagaTTTCAGCTACCTCACAACCACTACCACACAACAGCGTCACTCATTATacaatagagagagagagagagagagagtcatTTTTAGtagattattaaaaattattgttaacaacaattatttattaaaatagaatTAGGAGgtgttttgaaaataatattattaaataaatgaaaaagaatatttaactatattttaaaCTATTTAATA
This portion of the Trifolium pratense cultivar HEN17-A07 linkage group LG3, ARS_RC_1.1, whole genome shotgun sequence genome encodes:
- the LOC123915912 gene encoding GDSL esterase/lipase At2g42990-like; translated protein: MMKLYILWLFSIQFLLHASISNSGKVPAIIVFGDSSVDSGNNNFIPTIARSNFPPYGKDFPNGNPTGRFSNGRIAPDFISEAFGLKPTIPAYLDPSYSISDFATGVCFASAGTGFDNATASVADVIPLWKEVEFYKDYQMKLRANFGDKKANEIIKESLYLVSIGTNDFLENYYTLPQTRMKYKTVQEYEDFLIALANNFLREIYDLGARKISLTGLPPMGCLPLERAINIMDLHSCVDYYNDVALEFNAKLGWLVTKLNKELHGFQLVDANAYNMLLQIVKHPSQFGFEDATVGCCGTGRFEMGIFCDPKSPFSCKNANKYVFWDAFHPSERTSQLVSNYLMQKYLAKFL